A genomic stretch from Setaria viridis chromosome 1, Setaria_viridis_v4.0, whole genome shotgun sequence includes:
- the LOC117863027 gene encoding very-long-chain aldehyde decarbonylase GL1-4: MATRPGPLTEWPWQRLGNFKYVVMAPVVVHGARRVAGAGGWGELDLAFALILPSLLLRMLHNQIWISAARYQTARSKHRIVDRGIDFDQVDRERGWDDQIILNGLLFYVAYLLIPSARHMPAWRTDGAVAMALLHAGPVEFLYYWFHRALHHHFLYSRYHSHHHSSIVTEPITSVIHPFAEHIVYYILFAIPMLTTIYMGNGSVLGIVLYIAYIDFMNNMGHCNFELVPKWMFQVFPPLKYLMYTPSFHSLHHTQFRTNYSLFMPFYDYIYNTMDKSSDQLYESSLKGTEETPDLVHLTHMTNLQSAYHLRIGFASIASKPSDSSMWYMWTLWPLAWLSMVLAWVYGSSAFVVERIKLNKLKMQTWAVPRYNFQYGLNWERESINDLIEKAILDADARGVKVLSLGLLNQAKQLNGGGELFRQKYPKLRVRLVDGSGLATAVVLKSIPHDAKQVFLHAGPSKIAYATAFALCEKGVKVIMNPNNKYDMLKSQIADSRASYLKHSSNHMPQIWLVDNIDDKEQKMAPEGAIFIPISQFPIKKIRKDCTYLSTPAMKIPETMQNVHACENWLPRKVMSAWRIAGILHALEGWTKHECGDAMMDAEKAWSAAIRHGFVPLNKA; this comes from the exons ATGGCCACCAGGCCGGGCCCTTTGACCGAGTGGCCATGGCAAAGGCTCGGCAACTTCAAG TACGTGGTGATGGCCCCCGTGGTGGTccacggcgcgcggcgggtggccggcgccggcggctggggCGAGCTCGACCTCGCCTTCGCGCTCATCCTGCCGTCGCTGCTGCTCCGGATGCTCCACAACCAGATCTGGATCAGCGCCGCCCGCTACCAGACGGCGCGCAGCAAGCACCGCATCGTCGACCGCGGCATCGACTTCGACCAGGTCGACCGCGAGCGCGGCTG GGACGACCAGATCATCCTGAACGGGCTGCTGTTCTACGTGGCGTACCTGCTGATCCCGAGCGCGAGGCACATGCCGGCGTGGAGGACCGACGGCGCCGTGGCGATGGCGCTGCTGCACGCCGGGCCCGTGGAGTTCCTCTACTACTGGTTCCACCGCGCGCTGCACCACCACTTCCTCTACTCGCGCTACCACTCGCACCACCACTCCTCCATCGTCACCGAGCCCATCACCT CGGTGATCCATCCCTTTGCTGAACACATCGTCTACTACATCCTGTTCGCCATCCCCATGCTGACGACGATTTACATGGGGAACGGCTCCGTTCTGGGAATCGTGCTCTACATCGCCTACATCGACTTCATGAACAACATGGGTCACTGCAACTTCGAGCTGGTGCCCAAGTGGATGTTCCAAGTCTTCCCTCCTCTCAAGTACCTCATGTACACGCCGTC GTTCCATTCCCTGCACCACACGCAGTTCCGCACGAACTACTCCCTGTTCATGCCGTTCTACGACTACATCTACAACACTATGGACAAGTCATCTGACCAGCTGTACGAGAGCTCGCTCAAGGGGACAGAGGAAACACCTGACCTCGTTCATCTCACGCACATGACCAACTTGCAATCGGCCTATCATTTGCGGATTGGGTTCGCCTCCATAGCATCCAAACCATCTGACAGCTCTATGTGGTATATGTGGACGCTGTGGCCCTTGGCATGGCTGTCAATGGTGCTTGCATGGGTTTATGGGTCATCTGCGTTTGTGGTTGAGAGAATCAAGCTAAACAAGCTGAAGATGCAAACATGGGCAGTACCAAGATACAACTTCCAG TATGGACTTAACTGGGAGAGAGAATCGATCAACGACTTAATTGAAAAGGCAATACTAGATGCTGATGCAAGAGGTGTTAAAGTTCTCAGTCTAGGATTATTAAACCAG GCGAAACAGCTCAATGGTGGTGGTGAATTATTTAGACAAAAGTATCCGAAATTAAGAGTTCGCCTTGTCGATGGAAGTGGCTTAGCAACCGCCGTGGTGCTCAAAAGCATTCCTCACGATGCAAAGCAAGTTTTTCTTCACGCAGGCCCTTCTAAGATAGCCTATGCCACAGCTTTTGCATTATGTGAGAAGGGCGTCAAG GTGATCATGAATCCAAATAACAAATATGATATGCTTAAGTCACAGATTGCAGATAGCAGAGCAAGCTATTTGAAACACTCCAGCAACCACATGCCTCAG ATTTGGCTAGTGGACAACATTGATGACAAAGAACAGAAGATGGCACCAGAAGGAGCTATATTCATTCCTATTTCACAGTTCCCCATCAAGAAAATTCGCAAGGATTGCACTTACTTGAGCACCCCAGCAATGAAGATCCCGGAAACTATGCAGAATGTCCATGCCTGCGAG AATTGGCTGCCAAGAAAGGTGATGAGTGCTTGGCGCATTGCTGGAATACTTCACGCTCTCGAAGGATGGACCAAGCACGAGTGTGGGGATGCCATGATGGACGCTGAGAAAGCATGGTCAGCTGCTATAAGGCACGGATTCGTTCCTCTGAATAAAGCTTGA
- the LOC117862539 gene encoding uncharacterized protein has translation MQAPRGEGGFLGKRKEREYYLPYPSASSSQAQQAVLLQRPPQPFARPDPRVAIKPDRAAALRLGAKPPLPRPGAAGPHAVGVGVGVGGNKLLAGYLAHEFLRCGTLLGERRLEPLGRKEKEPALAAPAPEPSRRYAEVSRLLMAGGARIPGIVNPSQLGRWLRIKE, from the coding sequence ATGCAGGCGCCACGTGGCGAGGGAGGCTTCCTCGGGAAGCGGAAGGAGCGCGAGTACTACCTCCCGTACCCCTCGGCCTCGTCGTCGCAGGCGCAGCAGGCGGTGCTGCTCcagcggccgccgcagccgttCGCTAGGCCCGACCCTCGCGTCGCCATCAAGCCGGATCGCGCGGCGGCGTTGAGGCTCGGCGCCaagccgccgctccctcgcccAGGGGCTGCGGGGCCCCAtgccgtcggcgtcggcgtcggcgtcggcggcaaCAAGCTGCTGGCCGGGTACCTGGCGCACGAGTTCCTGCGGTGCGGCACGCTCCTCGGCGAGCGGAGGCTCGAGCCGCTGGGCCGGAAGGAGAAGGagcccgccctcgccgcccccgcgcccgagCCGAGCAGGCGGTACGCGGAGGTTTCGCGGCTGCTCATGGCGGGCGGGGCACGCATCCCCGGCATCGTCAACCCCTCGCAGCTCGGCCGCTGGCTCCGGATCAAGGAGTGA
- the LOC117843712 gene encoding probable inactive histone-lysine N-methyltransferase SUVR2 isoform X1 encodes MFYIMCDAYFIASRMAAPNALAERFNDAVRSMTRIGFQKETVVRVLKKLLKTYDGNWEHIEADNYNALADVIADVISGADDPDAKKEGQKKRSEKKNLDLDHRNKKLKIKEHGQKPKPSIDGSSKRESAEIPRQLKAEAIEGKIIGTQLQKQSSQIVMKEPKVEMSIAETTTIGESSSAFVLKSQEYHTFETPLPVMCPKVLEPSRHNGHEDAHLISGVERAADKKLKGVLVAHEGQMANASSSQAIVRSRDFPTNFEVPLSSSAQGQLLFSFNSSLANGSDFRMPDIESVCKAMEARCLTTYKILEPNFSFMKLLDDTCQCILDLGSGSNEARERSIVQIFPKPSLQSNQNSSSCMPLSRLMRLGGSAAFSGGRQNNSSNMHVIWNQLPTSVKRQYHDVNDITKGEERVCIPIVNGVEEGVLPPPFHYIPHNTTLENAHINLSLARIGDENCCSDCFGDCLAEPLPCACATETGGEFAYTRDGLLKEEFLDACISARREPLKHPHFYCTSCPIERMKMDINSEKPDPCKGHPIKKFIKECWRKCGCTRYCGNRVVQRGISWNLQVFLTPGKKGWGLRPAEKLPRGAFVCEYVGEILTNIELYERNNQLAGKAKHTYPVLLNADWGTEGVLKDEEALCLDGTFYGNVARFINHRCFDGNIIDIPVEIETPDHHYYHVAFFTTREVDAFEELTWDYGIDFDDVDHPVKAFKCHCGSEFCRDKSRSSRSKARALVLR; translated from the exons ATGTTTTATATCATGTGTGATGCTTATTTCATTGCTAGTAGGATGGCAGCTCCAAACGCTTTGGCGGAAAGATTTAATGATGCGGTCAGATCCATGACCCGTATTGGTTTCCAAAAGGAAACTGTTGTGCGAGTGCTGAAAAAGCTACTGAAAACGTATGATGGCAACTGGGAGCATATAGAAGCTGATAACTACAATGCTCTAGCTGATGTTATAGCTGATGTTATAAGTGGTGCTGATGATCCAGATGCCAAA AAGGAAGGGCAGAAAAAGCGATCTGAGAAGAAGAATCTGGATTTGGACCATCGCAACAAGAAGCTTAAGATTAAAGAGCACGGTCAGAAGCCTAAACCCAGTATTGATGGCAGTAGCAAGAGAGAGTCGGCTGAAATTCCACGTCAGCTAAAAGCAGAAGCCATCGAGGGGAAAATCATTGGAACCCAATTACAGAAGCAGTCTTCACAAATTGTTATGAAGGAACCAAAAGTGGAAATGAGTATTGCAGAGACTACAACAATTGGTGAAAGCAGCTCTGCTTTTGTACTTAAAAGTCAAGAATATCACACCTTTGAGACCCCACTCCCAGTTATGTGTCCTAAAGTTTTAGAGCCTAGCCGTCATAATG GACATGAAGATGCTCACTTGATTTCTGGTGTTGAGCGTGCTGCTGATAAGAAGCTAAAAGGTGTTCTGGTTGCGCATGAAGGGCAGATGGCTAATGCCAGTAGCAGCCAAGCAATTGTAAGAAGCAGAGATTTTCCCACCAACTTTGAGGTACCATTGTCCAGCTCTGCACAAGGGCAACTATTATTCTCGTTCAACTCTTCCTTGGCAAATGGTTCTGATTTTCGTATGCCTGACATCGAGTCAGTATGCAAGGCAATGGAGGCTAGATGCCTCACGACATACAAGATTCTAGAACCCAATTTCTCTTTCATGAAACTTTTGGATGATACTTGCCAGTGTATTCTTGATTTGGGTTCTGGATCCAATGAGGCTAGAGAGAGAAGCATTGTTCAAATATTTCCTAAGCCTTCATTGCAGTCAAATCAAAATAGTTCCTCTTGCATGCCTCTTAGTAGACTCATGAGGCTTGGTGGTAGTGCTGCTTTTTCTGGAGGTCGCCAGAATAATTCTAGTAATATGCATGTTATTTGGAATCAGTTACCTACTAGTGTCAAGAGACAATACCATGATGTCAATGATATAACAAAAGGTGAAGAACGTGTGTGCATTCCAATAGTCAACGGAGTTGAAGAGGgggttcttcctcctccatttcACTATATACCGCACAATACCACCTTAGAGAATGCCCATATCAACCTCTCACTTGCTAGAATTGGAGATGAAAACTGCTGTTCTGATTGTTTTGGGGATTGTTTAGCAGAGCCACTTCCTTGTGCGTGTGCAACAGAAACTGGAGGAGAGTTTGCTTATACAAGAGATGGCCTGCTTAAGGAAGAATTTCTAGATGCTTGTATCTCAGCGCGCCGAGAACCACTTAAGCATCCCCACTTCTACTGCACGAGTTGTCCTATTGAAAGAATGAAGATGGATATAAACTCAGAGAAACCTGATCCTTGTAAAGGGCACCCTATTAAGAAATTTATCAAGGAATGCTGGAGAAAATGTGGCTGCACCAGATACTGCGGAAACCGTGTTGTGCAGCGAGGCATAAGTTGGAATCTGCAG GTGTTCTTAACCCCTGGAAAAAAGGGGTGGGGGCTGCGCCCTGCTGAAAAACTTCCTCGAGGTGCTTTTGTTTGTGAGTATGTTGGTGAAATATTGACAAACATTGAGCTATATGAGCGAAATAACCAACTGGCTGGTAAAGCAAAACATACATATCCTGTGCTACTGAATGCTGACTGGGGCACTGAAGGTGTGTTGAAGGATGAGGAAGCCCTCTGTCTAGATGGTACCTTTTATGGGAACGTGGCGAGGTTTATAAACCATAG GTGCTTTGATGGTAACATCATTGATATTCCTGTTGAGATTGAGACGCCCGATCACCACTACTACCAT GTGGCATTCTTCACAACTAGGGAAGTAGATGCTTTCGAAGAACTGACATGG GACTATGGAATTGATTTTGATGATGTCGACCATCCTGTCAAGGCATTCAAATGCCACTGTGGAAGTGAGTTTTGTCGGGACAAAAGTCGCTCCTCAA GATCTAAAGCTAGAGCCCTGGTTTTGCGGTGA
- the LOC117862530 gene encoding E3 ubiquitin-protein ligase PRT1: MASDGHPPEPGKEEVATTASGPGARDLDDPQFMCCVCLDILYKPVVISCGHMSCFWCVHKAMHIFQESHCAVCRQPFKHFPSICQLMHHLLRKLDPADYKRREEEVLEEEKRIEMYSPQIIEFLNSKNNVGNDADNRNEDSKTRPPQEVSLNGSVVDDHSKKIKLEDVSCPLCKEMLYQPAVLNCGHVYCVSCLPSLTEEALKCDVCGSLHPGCFPNVCLDLDHFLEEYFPAEYESRGQKVQSKKGQCNREGSSSGTSSAKGSSRAQHDDDLLNIHIGVGCDSCGEYPIHGKRYKCKDCTELIGFDLCGACYESSLKLPGRFNQQHTPDHRMELDNSALLGRVHQDLLMMEGGVIAPGAMVQIVFENQGMGDNGEGPGEAAIQELVDVPGAMLHIAVDGQEMEDNGQEDDQEA, from the exons atggCCTCCGACGGCCACCCGCcggagccggggaaggaggaggtcgccaccaccgcctccgggCCTGGGGCCCGCGATCTAGATGATCCGCAGTTCATGTGCTGCGTCTGCCT GGATATTCTGTACAAACCAGTTGTTATTT CATGTGGCCATATGTCATGTTTCTGGTGTGTCCACAAAGCTATGCATATCTTCCAGGAATCCCATTGTGCTGTGTGTAGGCAGCCCTTTAAACATTTTCCAAGTATCTGCCAGCTCATGCATCACTTGCTTCGAAAGCTTGATCCTGCAGATTACaaaagaagggaagaagaagtACTAG AGGAAGAGAAGCGTATAGAAATGTACTCTCCCCAAATTATCGAGTTTTTAAACTCAAAGAACAATG TTGGAAATGATGCGGACAACAGAAATGAAGACAGTAAAACTAGGCCTCCACAAGAAGTTTCCTTGAATGGCAGCGTTGTGGATGATCATTCAAAGAAAATTAAGTTGGAGGATGTTTCATGCCCTCTATGCAAGGAGATGCTGTATCAACCTGCTGTTCTTAATTGTGGTCATG TGTATTGTGTATCCTGTTTGCCCTCCTTAACTGAGGAAGCACTCAAATGCGATGTTTGCGGAAGTCTTCACCCTGGATGTTTTCCTAATGTTTGCCTGGACCTTGATCATTTCCTGGAAGAATATTTTCCAGCGGAATATGAATCGAGAGGGCAAAAAGTTCAGTCTAAGAAGGGTCAATGCAATCGTGAAGGATCATCTTCAG GTACTTCAAGTGCAAAAGGAAGCAGCAGGGCACAACATGATGATGACCTATTAAATATTCACATTGGAGTTGGGTGCGACTCATGTGGG GAATATCCGATACATGGTAAGAGGTACAAATGCAAGGACTGCACCGAGTTAATTGGCTTTGACCTTTGCGGAGCGTGCTACGAATCCAGTTTAAAGCTCCCAGGACGCTTCAATCAGCAGCATACCCCTGACCACAGAATGGAACTCGACAATTCAGCACTCTTGGGAAGGGTCCACCAGGACCTGCTGATGATGGAAGGAGGGGTCATTGCCCCTGGGGCGATGGTGCAGATAGTCTTCGAGAACCAAGGAATGGGGGACAATGGTGAAGGTCCGGGAGAGGCGGCCATCCAAGAACTGGTTGATGTTCCTGGTGCGATGCTGCATATAGCCGTCGATGGTCAAGAGATGGAGGACAACGGCCAGGAGGACGATCAGGAGGCCTAG
- the LOC117843712 gene encoding probable inactive histone-lysine N-methyltransferase SUVR2 isoform X2, whose protein sequence is MAAPNALAERFNDAVRSMTRIGFQKETVVRVLKKLLKTYDGNWEHIEADNYNALADVIADVISGADDPDAKKEGQKKRSEKKNLDLDHRNKKLKIKEHGQKPKPSIDGSSKRESAEIPRQLKAEAIEGKIIGTQLQKQSSQIVMKEPKVEMSIAETTTIGESSSAFVLKSQEYHTFETPLPVMCPKVLEPSRHNGHEDAHLISGVERAADKKLKGVLVAHEGQMANASSSQAIVRSRDFPTNFEVPLSSSAQGQLLFSFNSSLANGSDFRMPDIESVCKAMEARCLTTYKILEPNFSFMKLLDDTCQCILDLGSGSNEARERSIVQIFPKPSLQSNQNSSSCMPLSRLMRLGGSAAFSGGRQNNSSNMHVIWNQLPTSVKRQYHDVNDITKGEERVCIPIVNGVEEGVLPPPFHYIPHNTTLENAHINLSLARIGDENCCSDCFGDCLAEPLPCACATETGGEFAYTRDGLLKEEFLDACISARREPLKHPHFYCTSCPIERMKMDINSEKPDPCKGHPIKKFIKECWRKCGCTRYCGNRVVQRGISWNLQVFLTPGKKGWGLRPAEKLPRGAFVCEYVGEILTNIELYERNNQLAGKAKHTYPVLLNADWGTEGVLKDEEALCLDGTFYGNVARFINHRCFDGNIIDIPVEIETPDHHYYHVAFFTTREVDAFEELTWDYGIDFDDVDHPVKAFKCHCGSEFCRDKSRSSRSKARALVLR, encoded by the exons ATGGCAGCTCCAAACGCTTTGGCGGAAAGATTTAATGATGCGGTCAGATCCATGACCCGTATTGGTTTCCAAAAGGAAACTGTTGTGCGAGTGCTGAAAAAGCTACTGAAAACGTATGATGGCAACTGGGAGCATATAGAAGCTGATAACTACAATGCTCTAGCTGATGTTATAGCTGATGTTATAAGTGGTGCTGATGATCCAGATGCCAAA AAGGAAGGGCAGAAAAAGCGATCTGAGAAGAAGAATCTGGATTTGGACCATCGCAACAAGAAGCTTAAGATTAAAGAGCACGGTCAGAAGCCTAAACCCAGTATTGATGGCAGTAGCAAGAGAGAGTCGGCTGAAATTCCACGTCAGCTAAAAGCAGAAGCCATCGAGGGGAAAATCATTGGAACCCAATTACAGAAGCAGTCTTCACAAATTGTTATGAAGGAACCAAAAGTGGAAATGAGTATTGCAGAGACTACAACAATTGGTGAAAGCAGCTCTGCTTTTGTACTTAAAAGTCAAGAATATCACACCTTTGAGACCCCACTCCCAGTTATGTGTCCTAAAGTTTTAGAGCCTAGCCGTCATAATG GACATGAAGATGCTCACTTGATTTCTGGTGTTGAGCGTGCTGCTGATAAGAAGCTAAAAGGTGTTCTGGTTGCGCATGAAGGGCAGATGGCTAATGCCAGTAGCAGCCAAGCAATTGTAAGAAGCAGAGATTTTCCCACCAACTTTGAGGTACCATTGTCCAGCTCTGCACAAGGGCAACTATTATTCTCGTTCAACTCTTCCTTGGCAAATGGTTCTGATTTTCGTATGCCTGACATCGAGTCAGTATGCAAGGCAATGGAGGCTAGATGCCTCACGACATACAAGATTCTAGAACCCAATTTCTCTTTCATGAAACTTTTGGATGATACTTGCCAGTGTATTCTTGATTTGGGTTCTGGATCCAATGAGGCTAGAGAGAGAAGCATTGTTCAAATATTTCCTAAGCCTTCATTGCAGTCAAATCAAAATAGTTCCTCTTGCATGCCTCTTAGTAGACTCATGAGGCTTGGTGGTAGTGCTGCTTTTTCTGGAGGTCGCCAGAATAATTCTAGTAATATGCATGTTATTTGGAATCAGTTACCTACTAGTGTCAAGAGACAATACCATGATGTCAATGATATAACAAAAGGTGAAGAACGTGTGTGCATTCCAATAGTCAACGGAGTTGAAGAGGgggttcttcctcctccatttcACTATATACCGCACAATACCACCTTAGAGAATGCCCATATCAACCTCTCACTTGCTAGAATTGGAGATGAAAACTGCTGTTCTGATTGTTTTGGGGATTGTTTAGCAGAGCCACTTCCTTGTGCGTGTGCAACAGAAACTGGAGGAGAGTTTGCTTATACAAGAGATGGCCTGCTTAAGGAAGAATTTCTAGATGCTTGTATCTCAGCGCGCCGAGAACCACTTAAGCATCCCCACTTCTACTGCACGAGTTGTCCTATTGAAAGAATGAAGATGGATATAAACTCAGAGAAACCTGATCCTTGTAAAGGGCACCCTATTAAGAAATTTATCAAGGAATGCTGGAGAAAATGTGGCTGCACCAGATACTGCGGAAACCGTGTTGTGCAGCGAGGCATAAGTTGGAATCTGCAG GTGTTCTTAACCCCTGGAAAAAAGGGGTGGGGGCTGCGCCCTGCTGAAAAACTTCCTCGAGGTGCTTTTGTTTGTGAGTATGTTGGTGAAATATTGACAAACATTGAGCTATATGAGCGAAATAACCAACTGGCTGGTAAAGCAAAACATACATATCCTGTGCTACTGAATGCTGACTGGGGCACTGAAGGTGTGTTGAAGGATGAGGAAGCCCTCTGTCTAGATGGTACCTTTTATGGGAACGTGGCGAGGTTTATAAACCATAG GTGCTTTGATGGTAACATCATTGATATTCCTGTTGAGATTGAGACGCCCGATCACCACTACTACCAT GTGGCATTCTTCACAACTAGGGAAGTAGATGCTTTCGAAGAACTGACATGG GACTATGGAATTGATTTTGATGATGTCGACCATCCTGTCAAGGCATTCAAATGCCACTGTGGAAGTGAGTTTTGTCGGGACAAAAGTCGCTCCTCAA GATCTAAAGCTAGAGCCCTGGTTTTGCGGTGA
- the LOC117845363 gene encoding auxin-responsive protein SAUR29 — translation MRTTQRQRQQPEEGSRGHLLAGTPSRHDSPARTAAATKGCATFLVEGDEGEEPRRVAVPVARLGHPRMRELLGEAREEYGFEHEGAVVVPCGVERFMQAVEASASASAGHRHGHGHHHHFRLPHIHIARCFRPSHVVA, via the coding sequence ATGAGGACCACGCAGAGGCAGCGGCAGCAACCGGAGGAAGGCTCCCGCGGGCACCTCCTTGCGGGTACCCCGTCGCGGCACGACTcgccggcgcggacggcggcggccaccaaGGGATGCGCGACGTTCTTGGTGGAGGGGGACGAGGGAGAGGAGCCACGCCGGGTGGCGGTGCCCGTGGCGCGGCTGGGCCACCCGCGGATGCGTGAGCTGCTCGGGGAGGCCCGGGAGGAGTACGGGTTCGAGCACGagggcgccgtcgtcgtcccgtgCGGCGTCGAGCGGTTCATGCAGGCGGTCGAGGCCTCGGCGTCCGCGTCGGCGGGGCaccggcacgggcacgggcaccaccaccacttccGCCTGCCTCACATCCACATCGCCCGCTGCTTCCGGCCGTCGCACGTCGTCGCGTAG